One window of the Marinilactibacillus sp. Marseille-P9653 genome contains the following:
- the hemG gene encoding protoporphyrinogen oxidase, with amino-acid sequence MKRSKKRIAVIGTGITGLTTAFRLKKTIEKYSLPFELLVLESSIRSGGKIHTMKMGEDYVDLGAESIDVGSGEAMDLINELGLTEQIRYSQNGKQDIYAFNKLYHIDSPTYKGIPAKRSEIWKYDLLSFQGKVSYLKDTYLPSSEITEQTSVIDYLNERIGTELTEYVAEPYYSEIYMNHMESTGIDMIDSTILKLEREHGNLTNALEANPDILDSNRKQISFEKGLETLTNRLMDLLKEHVVFSKKVTEIKKSIEGTYILDINKKEQVRVGAVVVATDPGNYKEIFTDVEFKEPFKEIKTNSIGFAMFSFPKGSLKIKPEGNGILCSRRNDSHISSVVWLNKKWASLKNKDEELLGVYFGHGNEEIMLSLSNKQIEELLLKDLEKMLGIDAPPIYHVLKRWKNSFPKQSFNGENAGSKLIDSIQTAYPGIYLAGNGVKGFGINSCIKQGNEVSEHIITHLKKQNSL; translated from the coding sequence ATGAAAAGATCTAAAAAGCGAATAGCAGTCATTGGAACGGGCATAACAGGGCTCACGACAGCGTTCAGATTAAAAAAAACAATAGAAAAATACAGCCTTCCTTTCGAATTGCTTGTATTGGAAAGTTCTATCCGTTCTGGTGGGAAAATCCATACAATGAAGATGGGGGAAGATTACGTAGATTTAGGAGCTGAATCAATTGATGTAGGATCCGGTGAAGCAATGGATCTGATTAATGAACTCGGCTTAACTGAACAAATAAGATACAGCCAGAATGGAAAACAGGATATTTATGCATTCAACAAGTTGTATCATATAGATAGTCCTACTTATAAGGGCATACCGGCTAAACGGTCTGAAATCTGGAAATATGATTTGCTATCGTTTCAAGGAAAAGTATCCTATTTAAAAGATACCTATCTTCCATCTTCAGAAATAACAGAACAGACAAGTGTGATTGATTATTTGAATGAAAGAATCGGAACAGAACTAACGGAATATGTAGCAGAACCGTATTATTCTGAAATCTACATGAATCACATGGAGTCCACTGGTATAGACATGATTGATAGTACCATTCTGAAATTAGAGAGGGAACACGGCAATCTGACGAATGCTCTTGAAGCGAATCCTGATATATTAGATTCTAATAGAAAACAGATTTCTTTTGAGAAAGGTTTAGAAACATTAACGAATAGGTTGATGGATTTACTCAAGGAACATGTTGTTTTTTCAAAGAAAGTCACAGAGATTAAAAAGAGTATTGAAGGTACTTATATACTGGATATAAATAAAAAAGAACAAGTCAGAGTTGGGGCGGTTGTAGTCGCAACAGACCCTGGTAACTACAAAGAGATCTTCACAGATGTAGAATTCAAAGAACCATTCAAAGAGATCAAAACAAACTCAATTGGTTTTGCAATGTTCAGTTTTCCAAAAGGTTCTTTGAAAATCAAACCTGAAGGAAATGGCATACTGTGTTCTAGAAGAAATGATTCTCATATCTCAAGCGTTGTTTGGTTGAATAAAAAATGGGCAAGTTTGAAAAATAAAGATGAAGAGTTATTAGGCGTTTATTTTGGTCACGGGAATGAAGAAATTATGCTATCTTTAAGTAACAAACAGATTGAAGAATTGCTACTTAAAGACTTAGAGAAAATGCTTGGCATAGATGCACCGCCAATTTACCATGTTCTTAAAAGATGGAAAAACTCTTTCCCTAAACAATCCTTTAATGGGGAAAATGCTGGAAGTAAATTAATTGACTCAATTCAAACTGCTTATCCCGGGATTTATCTGGCAGGGAATGGCGTCAAAGGATTTGGCATCAATAGCTGTATAAAGCAGGGCAACGAAGTCAGTGAGCACATTATCACACACTTAAAAAAACAAAATAGTTTGTAA